The following nucleotide sequence is from uncultured Draconibacterium sp..
TGCCTTAATAATCAAGCAAACCATCATCGAATACTTTTAACTCGCCCATAGTGGTAAATGACTGACCGGTAGTACGGGTATCCAGAATCCTGATCCGGAAGTATTTTGAAGAGTAGTTTTTGTCCAGCGACAACTCGTTATAGTCAGGGCGTACTTTTGCATCAAAACGTTCTGAAGTCCAAACGGTAGTATAGTTAGTACCATCTGTGCTGATCTGAACATCGAACTGAGCCGGGTCGATACCACGTGTAGAAGGCGAACGGGTCCAGAACTGGAAACCACCAATATATTTGGCTTCAGGGAAAGTGATCTGAACATAGTGAGGAAGTGGTTCTACGATTGCAGTTTCCTCATCAGACCATGCTGAATGCCAAAATGTTGAAGGATCACCATCAACAAGATTTTCTTTCGGACCTTCCCAGATTTCCTGTGTAAAAGTCTCTAGCATGTCTGCATTAAGCGGATGGAAGGTTTTACCTGCTTTAGTGGTAAATGCAATCGTTTCGCCATACGAAGTACCGGCTTCGTTGGCAGCGTAGGCGCGCACTTTGTAGTCCGATTTTGCTGTTAAACCATCCAGCGTAATCGAATAATCCCAGTATTCTTCCGATATTCCATTCTGGGTGAATTTTCCAACAGGAACAAAGTTGTCCATTGTTGTTGGTTCACGATCTTCATCGGTCCAGCAAATACCCAATGCAAGTATATCCGATCCCCCGTTGTCGGTAAGACTTCCGCTAACCACTGCATTAATGTCAGCAATTTCGGTAACCTGACCGGTTACAGTAGTTGGCAGGGTACCAACTTCCTCGTCGTCGCAACTCGCAGTAAAGAAAACTGCCGCCAATGCAAGCATAAAAACGGAGAGTTTGGTAGCACCGTTATGCAGCATTTTTTCATAATTACTTCTTTTCATTTCTTTGATTTTTGTAGATTAATTTGACATAAATAATTCTCTCAACTAATTATTAATTCTTATGTATTCTCTCGGCGTGGTTCAAGAACAAGTTCTCGCCAATTATTTATAAACTGACGAGCCTCAATTGGGAGCACCCTATGTCAAAATTTGATAAAAATGAAAGAAAGATGAATAATTGTCTTATTTGTAATAATAACAATTACTTTATTCTTTAAAATAATGTATTACGGCATCAATATGTAATTAAACAAATTACGTATACTGTGCACTTTATAAACCTCAACCTTAGAAAGTTGAGGTACCAAGGTATATGATTCTAAATCAGGAATAAGCTTCTCCGTACCTTTTCAATTGCAGGATTCCTATTTTTCTGCCTTTGGTTTGTATAAGTCTTCTTTTTCGTAAGTCTGATAATATTCGTATGGTATTTTCTTCGTTAGCTCCAATATGTCCGGCAATTTCCATCCGTTTAATCGAAACGTTTATCATATTGTCCTGATCCAGGTTAAAGCGTTCGCGTAAATCGAGTAACAGATCAATAACCCGTTGTCGGTTCGATTTCTGCGAAAAACTGATAATGGTGTTTTGCGCGGCTCCCAACTCCCGACAGCTTAGTTGTAAAAGCATCGTTCGAACCTGTACATTTTCGGCAAATAGTTTGTTTACAATTTGAATAGGAACAAAAATCAACCGCGCCTTTTCCATGCAGGTTGTAAACTCGGTTGCCGGTATTTGGTTCAACGCCGAGTCGAAGCCCACCATATCGTTATAGCTAAGTATCTGATAGATTTGCTCCTTATTTTTCGAACCGATTTTGTATTGTTTTAAAACGCCGCGCTCGATAAAATAAATCCCTTTTAATTTTTGTCCGGGGCGATAAAGCGCTTCACCAACATTCAGCTCAACCAACTGTAAATGCTTACTCAGGTTGGCCAGCTCCTCAAGCGTTAAATGCTTAAATAAATGAATAAACCTTAGGTTAACGGTTGTACTATTTATTCTACTCTTTTTCAAAACAATATCACTATTAATTAACTGAATGATGCAGTTCGTCTGCCATTTGTTTATTGACGAAAGTGAAACGCCTGTACCCTACTTTAAGGTATTAAAATCTGCAAGGATTTGTTGTTTCACGCGAATACCGCTGATTACCGCTGATTCTGAGGCTATCTAAAAAGTAGTTAAGAACGTCATTCTGAATTTATTTCAGAATCGGTTAAAACTGATTATTAACAAGCTGAAGATCCTGAACCAAGCTCAGGATGACGTATCGAGGACCTTTGGGACAACCTCTTTTTCCGTGCACATCTGCGCCATCTGCGAGACACATGATATTTTTTCGGAAATAAGAAATAAACTAAAATGGTGATATTTTGAAAAGCAGCATTAGAAGAGGGAGATAATCTTTTAGTTCGGTGCGTAATGTCTTTAACGCCCGGCTAATCAGCGCTTCAACAGCTTTTACCGAGATTCCCATTTTTTCGGCAATCTCTGGGTAGGTAAGATTTTCGAAACGGCTGTATTCAAAAGCAATCCGGCAGCGCTCGGGTAAATTCGATAAGGCTATTACCAGTTTTTCCTCGAATTCGTGCGCCAAAACCAGGTTTTCGGTGGTGTTTTCAACCTCATCGTTTGCCGCTCCCTGCTGATGCGTTCTATTCAGCACATTCATCTTTCGCATGTGGTCGATACACTGGTTACGCACCATAGAAGTGAGGTAGCTGGGCAGGTTTTTTATCGATTCTGCCTCTTCGCGTTTCCCCCAAAGTTTTATAAACGATTCCTGAACAATACCCTGAGCCTGATCAATATCTTTTACATATACCGTTGCCTGGGCACAAAGTGCTTTGTAGTATTTTCTGAAAATAAAGTCGAACGCTCTTTCCTGCCCCCTGGCAAGCTCAGCTAATACGAAACTATTATTTTGGATTTCGCTTTCCGGCATTCCTGTTTTCTTGCGGCCCAAATATAGCTATTAAAGCCTAAAATCATCGGTTAAAACCATCTGTTTTTCTATTTAACAAAACACTCAAACATTACTAACCAAGCCTGTTTCAGCGCATCTCCCTTAACATTTTCAGGGCAGGTTTGTAATTCATTCCGGCTGCAATTTGCAGGTCGTTTCTTGCCGATGTTTTATCGTTGGTTTGTACAAAAAACATAGCCCGGTTAAAATAAGTTTCGGGATTATTCGCTGCTTGCGAAACGGCTTGCGAATACACCTCCAGCGCCTTGTTATTTTCCTGTATCTCCTGGTACACTTTTGCTTTACCAAAATATGCCGACAAGTCGGACGGATTTAATCGAATCGATGCGTCAAAATCTGCCAGTGCCTCGTCGTATTCTTTGGTAATAGCATGAATAACTCCACGGTTGATATACGTTACGTTACTTTCGGGATTTAGCTCGATCGACCGGTTAAAATCGGCCATTGCTTTTTCCAGGTTTCGTTTTTGGCGCCATAACATTCCGCGGTTACTGTAGGCCATAAAACTAAACTCATCGATGGCAATTGCACGGTTAAAATCATCTAAAGCTTTTTCCTCATTTTTTAAAGTCATATTGGCATTACCGCGGCTCAGCAAGAATTCAGCTTTTCCGGGATTCAGTTCTACTGCCTTGTTAAAATGCTGCATTGCATCGGTCGGCTGTTTCAGCATCATCAGCGCATGTGCTAAGCCATGATGTGCATCCGAATTATTTGGATTAAATTCAAGCGCTTTATTAAAATATTCCAGCGCTTCTTCGTACTGGTTTTCTTTTGATTTAATTTCGCCCATACGCAATGCAAAAGCATCGTCTTCCAAAAATTTGGGTACAATTTCAAATTTTGCTTCGGGCGACATATTTATAAATTCCGGAATATTGGCAGCCCGGTTTCCCGAGGCAAAATACTCGAGTAAAACAGGTGGCGAATCATTACCATCTTCATCAATATGCGTGAGCAACAACTGTGTGTACGGCCCGTATTTTTTCGATGAAAACACCATCCAGCGGCTGTTTGGCGCTATAGAATGCCACGAATTCATGTTATCCGAATTACAGTTCATTAAACGTGTTTCGCCCCCTTCAACCGGTTGAATATACAATTTACTGTCGGGCATCAGCAACATAAAACTTTCGGCTTTACAGAAGATCATGTATTTGCCATCGGGAGTAAAACGTGGGAAATAATTGCTCATGCCGTCATTCGAAGCTCCCGGAACCGGCTCGGCTTTTCCGCCTTTCCCATTGTTAAACGGAATGCGGTAAATATCGAACTTAAAAAGTTTTTCGCGTTCTAAAAAGGCATTCAAAAACTTGTTGTAGGCTTTATAATCTACGGCTTGCGAACCTCTGAAAATACCACTCTCTTCGAGGTGAGCAGCACGCGAGCGCGTAAAATAAATGTACTCGCCATTTGGCCCCCAATTTGGATTGCTGTGTACGTAATTGGTATCGTTGGCACCTTCCAACTCAAAATATTTTTCTTCCACCCGATCATACACACTTAAAATACCTTTAAACGGGAAAAACAACTGCGAATATTCCAGGTCGTTGCGGTCGACAAAAATCTCCGAGTCTTTTAATGTACTAACCACATACCGGCTGTTGGGCGATATTTGCGAAAGCAGCCCATAAGTAAACTCACCGTTTACAAAATTGCTCCAGTTCATAATCTCCTTTTCCGACATAACGGTTTCTTCACCCACCTCAACAATAGCATACGCTCCTTTTTCGTCGCGGGCATCCACATCCATTGCCAATGTTCCTCCATCTGCCGAAACAGAATGGCAGTTTCCACAAACCGGAATATCGCTTAAAACGGTAGCCGGAGCTTCGGATGAACCAATGTTGCCCAATTGCCAGCGCACCTCGGTTAAATTCTCGCGGGCAAATTTAAAAGGCAGCGGAACGGAGCGGTAAAAAATGGGTGCACCAACCGAATCGGCAGAAAACTGAAAGGAAACCGTATCTACCGGAAATGCTTTTTGCTGATCATCGATAGCCGTTAAAACAAGCGATACGGATTGCTGTTTTGCCTGTTGTTTAAGCGCCTCCCAAACTTCCGAAGTTGGCGACCAGCGCATTTCTCCACCAACTTTTGATTCGTGTAGAATTTGATTTTCAGCATTCAGTACACTTACCTTCCACGAAGAATTTGCTTTGTCGGTGGTTTCCCAAAAACATGTTGGCGGTGGAAATTCGGGTGGAAAAACAGTTCCGTCTGCCGGATAACTGATTTTCGCATCAATTGTTTTGGGTGGCTGGGTGCTACACGCCAGCATCAAAACGCTTATGGCGAATAAGAAAATTGTTTTTACGATGATCGTTTTATTTTGCATATAAACTTTATTAACAATAAACATTTTGTGCTAGGGATTTTGAACTAAATTTTCCTGCACTAGAATTTGTGATTCGGGGATGTAAAATACAACACGCGGATGATCGGGGGGCACAAACAACAAGGCATCGCCTTGTTCGTGGGTTCCCGGGTAGTTACGATCCAAAGTCAAACCATTTCGGAAAATATCCCATTTTCGTTGCGCTTCGAAAGCCAGCTCTAACCGGCGCTCTTCAAGCACCACTTCGAACACGCTTTCTCTGCCTTTTAAATCGGCGGTAGAATAAAGTGCATCGCCACTTAAACCGGCACGTTTACGAATTAAATTTACATCATCGATAGCCTCGTCGTTTAGGCCAAGTTTGGCATTGGCCTCGGCGCGGTTTAAATAAATTTCTGCTAAACGCAGGTAAACCGGCGAACTTAAAGTGGGCCGTTCTTCCTGCATCGAAAACTTGTTGATGTAGTAGATCGGGTAGCCATTTCGCTCCTTTAATGTAACACCATCAATTTCGTATTGCGGTTCGATAAAGGCGTGGCGTGCATCTTCGGCATTCTCGTCAAGCAGATCGCGGTAAGGTTCGGAGGCATACATTTCGCCCCAGCCCTGGCTGGCGATGTGATTGTACATAGAACCGATTGATTCCCAGCCTCGGTCGTCAACATCAACATTGTGTTTTACAGCAAATATCGTTTCGGTATTTTGCTCGGGTAATTTTCGGAAATAGGTTTTGAAATCCTCTGTTCCTAAAAGCCGGTATCGGTCGGATTCGATGACCTTATTGGCATATTCTTTTGCTTTGTACGCATAGTTTACATTTGGATTTTCGGGAGTGCCGGACATGTACAGATACACACGTGAAAGCATAGCCTGCGCCACTTCTTTCGAGGCATAAATGTTCGAACGTTCGCTTCCCATCAGCGTTTCGGCCTGCAACAAATCGGCAATTATCTGGTCATAAACTTCTTTTACGGTTCCACGGTCCGGAACATTTATAACCTGGTCATCTAACTTTATCGGAACGCCCAAATTTGTTTCGGGACTTTGGTAATAAGGCCTTCCAAAAGTGTTTACCAAGTGAAACAGCGTTTGCGCCCTGAGATACAGGTTTTCGCCTTTCAACTGTTTTAATTCGACAGAAGAGTCGTCGTTGATGGACAGAATCACTTTATTACATCCCACAATTAACTGGTAAGCTTTTTCCCAGAAATTCGTGGTGGTATACATAGCCGGAAAATGCTGGTAGTTGTAGCAAAAAAACAAATCGTCGCTGGTTGTTCCGCTTAGCGAAACATTATCGCCGCCATATTCGCCAAAAAAGTGAAAATTGCGCTGGTAATAACTATCTTTCAAATAGTTATAATTCCCGATGGTGGCACCATTTAGTCCAATAATATCTTCTTTCAGTTCCGATTCAGGAATCCCATCGTAAGGCTGGTAATTTAAGTTACAGCCAAAGGCTCCGAATAAAATTAGCAGGTATAAAAATAATCTCCTTATCATCGTGATTTCCATTTGCTGATTTAAAAGTTTACTTCTAATCCAAATATATACTTGCGCGTTACGGGATACAGCGTTCCGCCATATCCTTGAATTCCCACTTCAGGATCCATTCCTGAAAAGTTGGTTAATGTCCACAGATTTTCGCCGGCAAGTTTTAGCTCGGCACGGTTTAATCCAAGCTTATGAACTAAAGTGCCGGGTAATGTATACGATAAACTCAGGTAGTTCAAACGCAGGTAACTACCGTCTTCCAAATACCTCGACGATGGTTTGTTCGACAGTTTGTTGCCCAGCAATACCGGTCGTGGATGCGTGGCAATATCGCCGGGTTTTTCCCAGCGGCTCCAACCGTCGTTTAATTTCATTGCGTTGTAGGTGGGATAAGCTCCGTCGTTATCAAGCGACTCGCGCAACAGATGATATATTTTATTGCCATAAACAAAGTTAAAGTTGGCATCAAGCTTAAACTGTTTGTAGACGAAGGTATTCATAAAACCTCCAAAAAATCTGGGCGACGAGCTATCCATATTTTGCAGCGTTGCCTCGCTGTATTTCGAAGTTTTTTCAATGATTTTCGTGCCGTCTTCAGCTGTAGTTACTTTTTCCCATAACGGATTACCATCTGCGGGATTAACACCTGCCCATTTTCGCATGTACCAGGTGTTGATGTCCCAGCCTTCGCGAATAATTTTGGTACCCTTCGAAATGTCTTTCCCATCGTTTAACTTCAGCACCTTGTTTTTATTAAAACTCATATTCAGGCTGGTATTCCACAAAAATGGAGATGACTTTAGAATTTCGGTTTCCAGGCTGAATTCCAGTCCGCGGTTTTGAATTGAGCCCACATTGTCGGTATACCAGTAAAAGCCGGTTACCAATGGCAGCGGAACATCTTGCAGCAGGTTGTCAGTCTTTTTATCATAGGCATCAACGGTCAAGTTTACCCGATCAAACAATCTTGTGTCAATTCCGAAGTTGAGATTTTTGTTCGACTCCCAGGTAAGATCGGGATTGGGCAACCTGCGCGGAAATCCTCCGGGTTCGCCATTGTATTGAACAGTCATGTTGTAAAGCCCCAGCGCCACATAATCTGCGATGTTGGCATTTCCTACCGAGCCATAACTCAGGCGGAGCTTTAGATTATCTACAAAGCCCACCGATTGCATAAAATCCTCTTTCGTGACAACCCACGACGTACCTACTGAATAAAAATCTCCGAATCGCTGGTTCGATCCAAATCGCGATGATCCGTCGCGGCGATACGAAAGTTGCATCATGTACTTGTTTTGGAATACGTATTGCACATTCGACAAAATGGATAAAAAGGCCGATTTTGATTTACTCCCTCCAATGGTTTTTGACTCCGAAGCTCCGTTTAAAATCTCTAGCGAGGGGTAAATTCCTTTCCCTTCGCCGTTCATTCCGTCGGTGTACGACTGTGTATACTCGTATGCCACAATCCCAAATACCGAATGATCGGTATTTTCTTTGTTAAAACGCAGCACATTACTGGTCGACAAATCACGCACATATCCATAAGCGTTATACAGAATTCCGGAATCGGCTTGTCCATCCGGTGTGCGCGAATCATAGAGCTGTTCAAATCGCGATGTTCTTGTTTTAATCCTGTTATTCGAAACAAAAGTCAGCCAGTCGGTCAATTTGTATTCTACTCCCACATCGTTCATGTATTGGGTGCTTCGGCTTTTAATATAGTTGTATTGCATTTCGTATAAAGGATTCCCCTGATTTCGGCTATACCACTTCACTCCGTCGGCTTCTGTTCGGCCAACTTTTATTGTACCGTCACTGAAGTAAGGATTATCCCACGGAAGCAGAACATAGGAGCCAAATACCAAATCGTTTTCGTTGTTGAAGTTATTCTGGAAGATTCCCTCAACTTTCAGGATTAACTTTAATTTATCCGAAGCTTTATAATCGAGATTTACGCGGCCCGAAAACTTTTCCCATTGGTGGCCGCGTGCAGCTCCTTCTTCGTTAAAGTAGCCCAAACTGGTGTACAACATTGTCTTTTCATTTCCGCCACTGTACGATAAATTATAATCGTGAACAATGCCGTTTTGAAATGCGATATCCTGCCAGTCAACTCCATTTATCACGCTTTCAGAATTGGCCGGAGGAAACTGCCCCGGTAACTTCTCGCCATCCATCGACATCACGTAATCGTACAACTCAGGCCCGTTCATCAGGCTTAAATTACCGTGGTTAACCTGTGTAATTCCTGTACTTGTTTTCAGGTTAAAACTCGATGTGTTAATTTTCCCGGTTTTAGTACGTACCATGATGATGCCGTTTGATGCCCGCGAACCGTATAAGGCCGCAGCAGCAGCATCTTTTAGTACCGAAACCGACTCGATATCGTTGGGGTTAATATCGGGCGACTCAGTGCCAAAAATAACACCATCAACCACCCACAGTGGTTCGTTGGTGTAGTTGATCGATCCTTCGCCGCGAATGCGCAAGCTGGGTTTTTCGCCGGGTGTTCCAGAAGAGCTGGCAACCAAAACTCCTGTGGCCTCACCCTGCAATTGATTCAGCAAATGCGGACTAGTTACATTTGCCAATTGTTGTTCGTTTAATGCCTGAACAGAACCAGTAAGCGAAGATGCCGACTGCGTACCATAAGCCACCACAATTACCTCATCAATATTGCGGCTTAACTGGTTCATGGTAATGATTAGGAAGTCCTGATCGGAATAGGCTAAAGCCTGGCTTTCCATACCAACAAACGAGAATTCGAGAATTGCCGGCTTTTCAAAAATGCTAAGGCGAAAATTACCTTCAGCATTTGTTACAGTACCCAATATGGTTTCGCGAACGACGACTGTAACTCCCGGAAGTGGTTGCCCCAATCTGTCAACTACTTTTCCTTCAACAATAATTTTATCGTTTTCAATTTCATCCAAGTCTACAGGAAACAGAATTACGAGCCGGTCTTTTATCGTAAAATCCACATTCTGCCCCTCGAAAAGAAGTTTTACAACTTCATTTATGCTCTTGTTTTGAATATTCAGATCAACTTTTCGTTCAACATCCATTAAATTGTTGTTGTATAGAAAATAATATTGATTTTGGTTTTCAATTTCCTGTAAAGCTTCTTTAATGCTTACATCAACCAAGTTTAGGCTAATACGCGAGTCCTGCGAATTAGCCGTTATCGAGATAAATGAGAGGGCTAGTAATGTTGTTATAAAAATTACCAGTTTCATAATCTAATACACTTTAAATAAAATGGTACCGACAGAATACACCTGCCGATCTTCTTTTTTTATTATTTTTGACGTGAATTAGATTCAATCAAATTTATTACCTGAGGGCAAATCAGGTAAGTTACACAGGGAAGAGATCCAATCCTCCCTGTGTTTTTTCCTTAAAACTTAAAAACTACTTCTATTTATTGCGCTCCTTTAATATAATTTTTCTTTTCGAATAAGTACCGTCCTGATCTTTCGAGACCGGAATTATGGAGTATTCAATAGGCGATGAAATACTTAGATAATTAAGCACCTGATCGATCGATCCGTTAATGAATGTTGCTGTAAAGATCAACTCATTCAAATTGTCGTCAGCAAGTTCAATATCCACATTGTACCAATTTTCCAGTTTTTGTACTACCGTTTCAATTCCATCCTCAAAAAATACAATCTTACCATCTCGCCAGGCGTTGTACTTATTCAAACTCTTTTCTTTTTGAATTACGATATTATGCTTTTCGTTATTGTAAATAGCCACTTCGTTTGGTGTTAACGAAACCAGGGCGTTCTCATCGTCGGAATTTGCTTTAAGAAGACTTACTTTCCCTTCCTTAAGTGCAACGGTAAACTCCGGTGCATTTTCGTAGGCCGAAACGTTAAACGCCGTTCCCAGCACTTTAACATCGAGTGCCGTTGTTTGTACAATAAATGGTTTCGCTGCATTTTTTGTCACCTCGAAAAAGGCTTCACCAACCAATTCAATACGCCTTTCTTCCAAATTGTCGAAAGAGTTTGGATAGTGTAGCCGGCTTCCCGAATTTAACCAAACTTTGGTTCCATCAGCCAATTCAAGCTGTGTTTGTGTGCCAAAAGCAGTTGATATATCCTGGTACACCACATGCTCTTTCCCGGTCGACGAAAAATAAGTATACAACGACGAGATTGTGATGGAAATCAACAAAACTGCAGCTACCTGACGGGCAATTATCAACCACCGCTTCTTCCCGGTTGAAAATGAAATTCGCTCTTTTGTTTTTAGCAACGAAGCTTCAAGGTCAATAGCATCACCAACAACCAAATCTTCCGATTTTTTCCATAACTGTTGATAAGCCTCGTATTCCCGGGCATTCTCTTCCGATTCTGAAATCCATGTGTTGAGCTGCGATTTCTCCTCATCGCTCAAACCACCAAAAACGGATTTCGAGAGCAGGTGTTCGATATTTTTATTCGTATTGGACATTAATTACAATTGATTCCTTTTTATAAGACGTATTCCGCTTGTGCACCCCCTACATCAAATTTTAAATTTATTTGAGATTAAGGCACAAGTTCTAATCTTCAGGCCATTAATAATGGCTCAAAATTATAATTCTTAGGCGGAATACTCTGTCCGTTCCGGTATTTTTTCCGGGTTGCTTATTTTACGTTTAGCTGGCCTTCTGAATTGGCATTATTCAGGTTTTTCACTTTAGTTGTGCCTCCACCTTTCAGTGTTAATTCAACCGGTTTGTTTGTTTTCCATGCACCGCGGGTAAAATCAGGAACGTCGATTGGTTTCGATCCGTTTGCGATCGACCATTCACTTAATGGCGTAATACACGACCATGTAGCGGCATCATAAACATCCATATCCATTGGCAAACCGTTTCGTAAACAGTCGATTAAACGCCAATCCATAAGGAAGTCCATTCCTCCATGGCCTCCAACTTGTTTTGCCATGGTACCAATTCTACTTACAATTTCAGGTGTGTATTTTTCCTGCAGCTCTTTCATTTTTGCCTCATCGGCAACTTCGTGTCCAAATGCAATGTGTTGCAATGGCCATTTCTGAGCAAAACATTTTGTACCGCTCAACATGTGAATGCGTGAGTATGGGCGCGGAGATGAAATATCATGCTGAATCATTATTGTACGCCCCTTCACAGTACGTATCATTTGCATATCCATATTTCCACGCATCTCTACACCTACAAATTGCTGTAAATCCGGACGGTCGGGAGCTAATTCTTTAATACGGTTTTTTAAAGTAAAGTCATCCGATATCATCGCAGTAAGGTAATCCAAACGGTCGCCCCTGTTAATATCCATTGCCTGGCAAATCGGACCTAAACCATGGGTTGGGTAAACGTTTGCTTTACGCGTGTTTTCGTGCAGACGCCATAATTTATCGTAAGCACCGTCGCCACGCGGTTTATCATCTTGTGGTTTATTAAAGTGCCAGTAATCTAAATCATGAATATAAGCACCTTCACCGTGTACCAGATCACCAAATACTCCCTGGCGAGCCATGTTTAAGGTTAACAGTTCAAAGAAATCGTAACAACAGTTTTCAAGAATTACACAGTGTTTTTTGGTTTGTTCCGAAACCTCAACCATTTCCCAACACTCGTCCATGGTTTTTGCAGTGGAAACTTCTACCGCTGCGTGATTTCCGCCACGCATGGCTGCCAAAGC
It contains:
- a CDS encoding FecR domain-containing protein translates to MSNTNKNIEHLLSKSVFGGLSDEEKSQLNTWISESEENAREYEAYQQLWKKSEDLVVGDAIDLEASLLKTKERISFSTGKKRWLIIARQVAAVLLISITISSLYTYFSSTGKEHVVYQDISTAFGTQTQLELADGTKVWLNSGSRLHYPNSFDNLEERRIELVGEAFFEVTKNAAKPFIVQTTALDVKVLGTAFNVSAYENAPEFTVALKEGKVSLLKANSDDENALVSLTPNEVAIYNNEKHNIVIQKEKSLNKYNAWRDGKIVFFEDGIETVVQKLENWYNVDIELADDNLNELIFTATFINGSIDQVLNYLSISSPIEYSIIPVSKDQDGTYSKRKIILKERNK
- a CDS encoding Gfo/Idh/MocA family oxidoreductase; translation: MGTNRRAFLKNIGLGAGVVATTPLMASGSVSEKEQVKFIRKSAEHVPAMNFNMCGYAAPKLDKVRIGFVGIGDRGIGAVDRMGFIDGVEVTALCDTRQAAIDGAQASLAKSGLPKAKEFTGSDTAFKALCESGLVDLVYIATPWEWHVPVALAAMRGGNHAAVEVSTAKTMDECWEMVEVSEQTKKHCVILENCCYDFFELLTLNMARQGVFGDLVHGEGAYIHDLDYWHFNKPQDDKPRGDGAYDKLWRLHENTRKANVYPTHGLGPICQAMDINRGDRLDYLTAMISDDFTLKNRIKELAPDRPDLQQFVGVEMRGNMDMQMIRTVKGRTIMIQHDISSPRPYSRIHMLSGTKCFAQKWPLQHIAFGHEVADEAKMKELQEKYTPEIVSRIGTMAKQVGGHGGMDFLMDWRLIDCLRNGLPMDMDVYDAATWSCITPLSEWSIANGSKPIDVPDFTRGAWKTNKPVELTLKGGGTTKVKNLNNANSEGQLNVK